From the genome of Acipenser ruthenus chromosome 14, fAciRut3.2 maternal haplotype, whole genome shotgun sequence, one region includes:
- the LOC117419860 gene encoding C-Jun-amino-terminal kinase-interacting protein 2-like isoform X1 produces MADRAEMFSLSTFHSLSPPGCRPAHDISLEEFDDEDLSEITDDCGIGLNYDSDPYEKDCLILEKNDLHHPVCSFQDDFQEFEMIDDNDDEEEEEEEEVDPEAPPSPSASPPASPLDTTQKSRPTTLNLQAPVSQDSLNNNGSFSPRKANWQEALRHSSSRGHLSPSHSCLEDSTHPNGQCATEPSAGSQSKGTPTKHSGDTEQTQSPLRPLLYDFEGNKRETLEYGSFGQHKMSTSSDTGVEPNTDSTSPITTIPVIDEDSQSSDTEVDHDLTTDCAKKWMCQYRQANDTYTVTSESVADPEVEYDLTLDGTSTCLSPTNPVVNDAGTPISDDELDKVLDIDYMGTQSKDCVSKEPECSSYVEFPPIEPTSFCIYSSPASQSNAEVDRPHSTSDANVHSHPPSSSNETASPSSDPGIEADLRSKGRYMPSGNHTDDLSSPGSDSDIEGEIEAAFTCGDHLVSNMISSISETELDLTSESSSGRSSHLTNSIEEASSPASDQELETELEAESGIIGIKASLLLGQSDPYEVTSPTLEVEVKPQLDDDQALMGLQNVDGLPYEHIADPDETLPPTDCSEDHLMRQLVLKIEPDHSLESFKRSFYLPIGPKLMPDMDNEEGNSEYDSESDSEADLSEDADSPWLLSNLVNKMISEGSYPISCPEECFKRSGSISDTISPMSDLETDAFNEPLDSQDHQLSSSSDVWTKNSKEGLLDTETNNERFSNTITPVFVDRYNSAVSAHNIKSQGMCASDTDKAYWHINDSSVSPTVAKSTKNLKEDTMEPNNDLSINSHGSVSPSASEQLDTDKDEGREDTSVFDRIKEVKNSLTLDIPIAQTNRCFNLTYSTDKEEESFLESIRKSPYHDHCLDNSPSVDDNLDELPPLNVLAPEQRDESLAYDSIKYTLVVDENTTLELVSLKRCTSILSDDSEISTICDNCDLEGDNEFDVDVDGPEVLSSSEDSSPEADVQFSKKFLNVFVNSTSRSSSTESFGLFSCTINGEERDQTHRAVFRFIPRHEDELELDVDDPLFVEVEEDDYWYRGYNMRTGERGIFPAYYAHAVVSHAKEFIGMKRNTGWVERYNVQFLGSVEVPYHQGNGILCAAMQKIATTRKQTVHLRPPSTCDLEISLQGVKLIMSLDEYGGDDEFDRCSHFFQMKNISYCGCHPKNSCYFGFITKHPVLNRFACHVFVSQESMRCVADSVGRAFHEYYQEHLEYACPTEDIYLE; encoded by the exons GACTGTCTTATCCTGGAGAAGAATGACCTCCATCACCCAGTGTGCTCCTTCCAGGATGACTTCCAGGAGTTTGAGATGATTGACGATAATGATGacgaggaggaagaagaggaggaagaagttGACCCTGAGGCCCCGCCCTCCCCCTCTGCCTCTCCTCCTGCCTCACCCTTGGACACAACGCAGAAAAGCCGACCAACCACACTGAACCTCCAAGCGCCAGTCTCTCAG GATTCTCTGAATAATAATGGCAGTTTTTCTCCACGGAAAGCCAACTGGCAGGAAGCTCTTCGTCATTCATCTTCACGCG GACATTTGTCTCCTTCCCATTCTTGCCTTGAAGACAGTACCCATCCGAATGGCCAATGTGCTACAGAACCAAGTGCTGGGTCTCAAAGCAAAGGTACACCCACAAAACACTCAGGGGACACTGAACAGACACAATCGCCACTCAGGCCCCTCCTGTACGACTTTGAGGGCAACAAACGGGAAACCCTGGAATACG GGTCTTTTGGGCAACACAAAATGTCCACAAGTTCAGACACTGGAGTGGAACCCAACACGGATAGTACCAGCCCAATCACAACCATACCAGTGATAGATGAAGACTCACAGAGCTCTGATACTGAGGTTGACCATGACCTGACCACTGACTGTGCCAAAAAGTGGATGTGCCAATATAGACAGGCCAATGATACTTACACCGTCACCTCAGAGTCAGTGGCAGATCCAGAAGTGGAGTATGACCTTACATTAGATGGCACCAGTACGTGCCTGTCTCCTACCAACCCAGTAGTTAATGATGCTGGTACTCCAATATCAGATGATGAACTAGATAAGGTCCTTGACATTGATTATATGGGAACACAAAGCAAGGACTGTGTCTCAAAAGAACCAGAGTGTTCATCGTATGTTGAGTTTCCTCCAATTGAGCCTACTTCATTCTGTATTTACAGTTCCCCTGCAAGTCAGTCAAATGCAGAAGTAGACCGGCCACACAGTACCAGTGATGCTAATGTACATAGTCACCCACCTTCTTCATCCAATGAGACAGCCTCTCCTTCTTCCGACCCAGGCATTGAAGCAGATCTCAGGAGTAAAGGAAGGTACATGCCATCCGGTAATCACACTGACGATCTTAGCTCTCCAGGTTCTGATTCTGACATTGAAGGAGAAATAGAGGCTGCCTTCACCTGTGGAGACCACTTGGTCAGTAACATGATCTCATCTATCTCTGAGACAGAGTTGGACCTCACCAGTGAGAGCAGCAGTGGCCGGTCCTCACACCTCACCAACTCTATTGAAGAAGCAAGCTCTCCCGCCTCTGACCAAGAGCTTGAGACAGAGTTAGAGGCAGAGAGTGGCATAATTGGCATCAAGGCCTCCTTGCTTCTTGGGCAGTCCGATCCCTATGAAGTTACTTCACCAACATTAGAAGTGGAAGTCAAACCACAACTTGACGATGATCAAGCATTAATGGGTCTTCAAAATGTTGATGGACTTCCATATGAACACATCGCAGACCCAGATGAAACCTTGCCACCAACAGACTGCAGCGAAGACCACCTCATGAGACAATTAGTTCTTAAGATTGAACCTGACCACAGCTTAGAGAGTTTCAAGAGGTCCTTTTACCTGCCGATAGGGCCCAAACTGATGCCTGATATGGACAATGAAGAAGGTAATAGTGAGTATGATTCAGAGTCGGATTCAGAAGCTGACCTGAGTGAAGACGCTGACTCTCCCTGGCTCCTGAGTAACCTTGTAAATAAAATGATTTCAGAAGGCTCTTATCCTATAAGCTGTCCAGAGGAGTGCTTCAAGAGGTCTGGCTCAATATCTGACACTATTTCGCCAATGTCAGATTTGGAGACAGATGCTTTTAATGAACCCCTAGACAGCCAAGACCACCAGTTGAGTTCGAGTAGTGATGTATGGACAAAAAACTCTAAGGAAGGCCTCTTAGATACAGAGACAAACAACGAACGGTTTTCAAATACAATCACTCCAGTCTTTGTTGATCGATATAATAGTGCTGTCAGTGCACACAATATCAAAAGCCAAGGAATGTGTGCATCTGATACAGATAAAGCCTATTGGCATATCAATGATTCATCTGTTAGCCCTACAGTTGCCAAGTCTACAAAGAACCTTAAAGAGGACACAATGGAGCCTAATAATGATCTATCTATAAATTCACATGGATCAGTATCTCCATCTGCAAGTGAGCAGCTAGATACTGACAAAGATGAAGGCAGAGAAGACACAAGTGTGTTTGATCGTATTAAAGAGGTTAAGAACAGTTTGACTCTTGATATTCCCATCGCCCAAACAAACAGATGCTTCAACTTGACCTACTCCACTGACAAAGAAGAAGAATCATTTCTTGAGAGCATCAGGAAGTCTCCATATCATGATCACTGCTTGGACAACTCCCCTTCTGTGGATGATAACTTAGATGAACTCCCTCCTTTAAATGTGTTGGCACCCGAGCAGAGAGATGAATCCCTGGCTTATGACTCCATTAAGTACACTCTGGTGGTGGATGAAAACACAACCCTGGAGCTGGTTAGCTTGAAAAGATGCACCTCTATCCTGAGTGATGACAGCGAGATCTCCACCATCTGTGATAATTGTGACCTGGAGGGGGACAATGAATTTGATGTTGATGTTGATGGACCAGAAGTCCTCAGCTCATCTGAAGATTCATCCCCTGAAGCCGATGTGCAGTTTTCCAAGAAGTTCTTGAATGTCTTTGTGAACAGCACATCAAGATCCTCAA gtACGGAGTCATTTGGCCTTTTCTCATGCACAATAAATGGAGAAGAAAGAGACCAAACCCACAGAGCTGTCTTCAG GTTTATCCCTCGACACGAGGATGAATTGGAGCTGGATGTGGATGACCCACTCTTTGTGGAAGTGGAGGAAGATGATTACTGGTACAGGGGTTACAACATGCGCACTGGAGAGAGGGGGATTTTTCCAGCGTACTATGCTCATGCAGTGGTGAGCCATGCCAAAGAATTTATTG GAATGAAGAGGAACACTGGCTGGGTGGAGAGGTACAACGTTCAATTCCTGGGCTCAGTGGAAGTCCCATATCATCAGGGCAACGGTATCCTGTGTGCTGCCATGCAGAAA ATTGCAACTACAAGGAAGCAAACTGTCCACCTGAGACCTCCGTCCACATGCGACCTGGAAATAAGCCTTCAAGGGGTCAAACTGATCATGAGCTTGGATGAGTATGGAGGGGACGATGAG TTTGACAGGTGCAGTCACTTCTTCCAGATGAAGAATATCTCCTACTGCGGCTGTCATCCTAAAAACAGCTG ctACTTTGGGTTCATCACCAAACACCCGGTACTGAACCGCTTTGCCTGTCACGTGTTTGTATCCCAGGAGTCAATGCGCTGTGTAGCTGACAGTGTGGG ACGAGCATTCCACGAGTATTATCAGGAGCATCTGGAGTATGCCTGCCCCACAGAGGACATTTACCTGGAGTAA
- the LOC117419860 gene encoding C-Jun-amino-terminal kinase-interacting protein 2-like isoform X2, with protein sequence MADRAEMFSLSTFHSLSPPGCRPAHDISLEEFDDEDLSEITDDCGIGLNYDSDPYEKDCLILEKNDLHHPVCSFQDDFQEFEMIDDNDDEEEEEEEEVDPEAPPSPSASPPASPLDTTQKSRPTTLNLQAPVSQDSLNNNGSFSPRKANWQEALRHSSSRGHLSPSHSCLEDSTHPNGQCATEPSAGSQSKGSFGQHKMSTSSDTGVEPNTDSTSPITTIPVIDEDSQSSDTEVDHDLTTDCAKKWMCQYRQANDTYTVTSESVADPEVEYDLTLDGTSTCLSPTNPVVNDAGTPISDDELDKVLDIDYMGTQSKDCVSKEPECSSYVEFPPIEPTSFCIYSSPASQSNAEVDRPHSTSDANVHSHPPSSSNETASPSSDPGIEADLRSKGRYMPSGNHTDDLSSPGSDSDIEGEIEAAFTCGDHLVSNMISSISETELDLTSESSSGRSSHLTNSIEEASSPASDQELETELEAESGIIGIKASLLLGQSDPYEVTSPTLEVEVKPQLDDDQALMGLQNVDGLPYEHIADPDETLPPTDCSEDHLMRQLVLKIEPDHSLESFKRSFYLPIGPKLMPDMDNEEGNSEYDSESDSEADLSEDADSPWLLSNLVNKMISEGSYPISCPEECFKRSGSISDTISPMSDLETDAFNEPLDSQDHQLSSSSDVWTKNSKEGLLDTETNNERFSNTITPVFVDRYNSAVSAHNIKSQGMCASDTDKAYWHINDSSVSPTVAKSTKNLKEDTMEPNNDLSINSHGSVSPSASEQLDTDKDEGREDTSVFDRIKEVKNSLTLDIPIAQTNRCFNLTYSTDKEEESFLESIRKSPYHDHCLDNSPSVDDNLDELPPLNVLAPEQRDESLAYDSIKYTLVVDENTTLELVSLKRCTSILSDDSEISTICDNCDLEGDNEFDVDVDGPEVLSSSEDSSPEADVQFSKKFLNVFVNSTSRSSSTESFGLFSCTINGEERDQTHRAVFRFIPRHEDELELDVDDPLFVEVEEDDYWYRGYNMRTGERGIFPAYYAHAVVSHAKEFIGMKRNTGWVERYNVQFLGSVEVPYHQGNGILCAAMQKIATTRKQTVHLRPPSTCDLEISLQGVKLIMSLDEYGGDDEFDRCSHFFQMKNISYCGCHPKNSCYFGFITKHPVLNRFACHVFVSQESMRCVADSVGRAFHEYYQEHLEYACPTEDIYLE encoded by the exons GACTGTCTTATCCTGGAGAAGAATGACCTCCATCACCCAGTGTGCTCCTTCCAGGATGACTTCCAGGAGTTTGAGATGATTGACGATAATGATGacgaggaggaagaagaggaggaagaagttGACCCTGAGGCCCCGCCCTCCCCCTCTGCCTCTCCTCCTGCCTCACCCTTGGACACAACGCAGAAAAGCCGACCAACCACACTGAACCTCCAAGCGCCAGTCTCTCAG GATTCTCTGAATAATAATGGCAGTTTTTCTCCACGGAAAGCCAACTGGCAGGAAGCTCTTCGTCATTCATCTTCACGCG GACATTTGTCTCCTTCCCATTCTTGCCTTGAAGACAGTACCCATCCGAATGGCCAATGTGCTACAGAACCAAGTGCTGGGTCTCAAAGCAAAG GGTCTTTTGGGCAACACAAAATGTCCACAAGTTCAGACACTGGAGTGGAACCCAACACGGATAGTACCAGCCCAATCACAACCATACCAGTGATAGATGAAGACTCACAGAGCTCTGATACTGAGGTTGACCATGACCTGACCACTGACTGTGCCAAAAAGTGGATGTGCCAATATAGACAGGCCAATGATACTTACACCGTCACCTCAGAGTCAGTGGCAGATCCAGAAGTGGAGTATGACCTTACATTAGATGGCACCAGTACGTGCCTGTCTCCTACCAACCCAGTAGTTAATGATGCTGGTACTCCAATATCAGATGATGAACTAGATAAGGTCCTTGACATTGATTATATGGGAACACAAAGCAAGGACTGTGTCTCAAAAGAACCAGAGTGTTCATCGTATGTTGAGTTTCCTCCAATTGAGCCTACTTCATTCTGTATTTACAGTTCCCCTGCAAGTCAGTCAAATGCAGAAGTAGACCGGCCACACAGTACCAGTGATGCTAATGTACATAGTCACCCACCTTCTTCATCCAATGAGACAGCCTCTCCTTCTTCCGACCCAGGCATTGAAGCAGATCTCAGGAGTAAAGGAAGGTACATGCCATCCGGTAATCACACTGACGATCTTAGCTCTCCAGGTTCTGATTCTGACATTGAAGGAGAAATAGAGGCTGCCTTCACCTGTGGAGACCACTTGGTCAGTAACATGATCTCATCTATCTCTGAGACAGAGTTGGACCTCACCAGTGAGAGCAGCAGTGGCCGGTCCTCACACCTCACCAACTCTATTGAAGAAGCAAGCTCTCCCGCCTCTGACCAAGAGCTTGAGACAGAGTTAGAGGCAGAGAGTGGCATAATTGGCATCAAGGCCTCCTTGCTTCTTGGGCAGTCCGATCCCTATGAAGTTACTTCACCAACATTAGAAGTGGAAGTCAAACCACAACTTGACGATGATCAAGCATTAATGGGTCTTCAAAATGTTGATGGACTTCCATATGAACACATCGCAGACCCAGATGAAACCTTGCCACCAACAGACTGCAGCGAAGACCACCTCATGAGACAATTAGTTCTTAAGATTGAACCTGACCACAGCTTAGAGAGTTTCAAGAGGTCCTTTTACCTGCCGATAGGGCCCAAACTGATGCCTGATATGGACAATGAAGAAGGTAATAGTGAGTATGATTCAGAGTCGGATTCAGAAGCTGACCTGAGTGAAGACGCTGACTCTCCCTGGCTCCTGAGTAACCTTGTAAATAAAATGATTTCAGAAGGCTCTTATCCTATAAGCTGTCCAGAGGAGTGCTTCAAGAGGTCTGGCTCAATATCTGACACTATTTCGCCAATGTCAGATTTGGAGACAGATGCTTTTAATGAACCCCTAGACAGCCAAGACCACCAGTTGAGTTCGAGTAGTGATGTATGGACAAAAAACTCTAAGGAAGGCCTCTTAGATACAGAGACAAACAACGAACGGTTTTCAAATACAATCACTCCAGTCTTTGTTGATCGATATAATAGTGCTGTCAGTGCACACAATATCAAAAGCCAAGGAATGTGTGCATCTGATACAGATAAAGCCTATTGGCATATCAATGATTCATCTGTTAGCCCTACAGTTGCCAAGTCTACAAAGAACCTTAAAGAGGACACAATGGAGCCTAATAATGATCTATCTATAAATTCACATGGATCAGTATCTCCATCTGCAAGTGAGCAGCTAGATACTGACAAAGATGAAGGCAGAGAAGACACAAGTGTGTTTGATCGTATTAAAGAGGTTAAGAACAGTTTGACTCTTGATATTCCCATCGCCCAAACAAACAGATGCTTCAACTTGACCTACTCCACTGACAAAGAAGAAGAATCATTTCTTGAGAGCATCAGGAAGTCTCCATATCATGATCACTGCTTGGACAACTCCCCTTCTGTGGATGATAACTTAGATGAACTCCCTCCTTTAAATGTGTTGGCACCCGAGCAGAGAGATGAATCCCTGGCTTATGACTCCATTAAGTACACTCTGGTGGTGGATGAAAACACAACCCTGGAGCTGGTTAGCTTGAAAAGATGCACCTCTATCCTGAGTGATGACAGCGAGATCTCCACCATCTGTGATAATTGTGACCTGGAGGGGGACAATGAATTTGATGTTGATGTTGATGGACCAGAAGTCCTCAGCTCATCTGAAGATTCATCCCCTGAAGCCGATGTGCAGTTTTCCAAGAAGTTCTTGAATGTCTTTGTGAACAGCACATCAAGATCCTCAA gtACGGAGTCATTTGGCCTTTTCTCATGCACAATAAATGGAGAAGAAAGAGACCAAACCCACAGAGCTGTCTTCAG GTTTATCCCTCGACACGAGGATGAATTGGAGCTGGATGTGGATGACCCACTCTTTGTGGAAGTGGAGGAAGATGATTACTGGTACAGGGGTTACAACATGCGCACTGGAGAGAGGGGGATTTTTCCAGCGTACTATGCTCATGCAGTGGTGAGCCATGCCAAAGAATTTATTG GAATGAAGAGGAACACTGGCTGGGTGGAGAGGTACAACGTTCAATTCCTGGGCTCAGTGGAAGTCCCATATCATCAGGGCAACGGTATCCTGTGTGCTGCCATGCAGAAA ATTGCAACTACAAGGAAGCAAACTGTCCACCTGAGACCTCCGTCCACATGCGACCTGGAAATAAGCCTTCAAGGGGTCAAACTGATCATGAGCTTGGATGAGTATGGAGGGGACGATGAG TTTGACAGGTGCAGTCACTTCTTCCAGATGAAGAATATCTCCTACTGCGGCTGTCATCCTAAAAACAGCTG ctACTTTGGGTTCATCACCAAACACCCGGTACTGAACCGCTTTGCCTGTCACGTGTTTGTATCCCAGGAGTCAATGCGCTGTGTAGCTGACAGTGTGGG ACGAGCATTCCACGAGTATTATCAGGAGCATCTGGAGTATGCCTGCCCCACAGAGGACATTTACCTGGAGTAA
- the LOC117419697 gene encoding acrosin-like has protein sequence MKTLIFFLVCSMSCANGAYDLDNCGSRPMVKELKHSRIVGGIDSLPGAWPWLVSVQIPTRKGHRHSCGATLLNNKWILTASHCFKTPEKDLSAWKIVIGATQLSAPNPETAERKIKSAYRHQNYIPMTEYNDIALIELDRPVHFNSFIQPGCLPKPDLSILNMTHCYVAGWGITHEDYVTPADILQEAKINLVPLATCNSTEWYNGAVTSLNLCAGFEKGGVDSCQGDSGGPLVCKEEVSKMYIVIGVTSWGQGCAEARHPGIYTSTQPYLDWITKTMSGIHTGGQSPVDMMKTNRKHTSRSMAIKKPSASGNVSATSNGLVYCLCSALLSVLHTYLLV, from the exons ATGAAGACCcttattttctttcttgtttgttCTATGTCCTGTGCCAATGGTGCCTATGACTTGGACA ACTGTGGATCACGGCCAATGGTGAAGGAGCTGAAACATTCTCGCATTGTTGGAGGCATAGACTCCCTCCCTGGAGCTTGGCCTTGGTTAGTGAGTGTCCAAATACCCACAAGAAAAGGTCACAGGCATTCCTGTGGGGCCACTCTCCTGAATAATAAGTGGATTCTTACTGCATCACACTGCTtcaagaccccagagaa GGACCTCAGTGCTTGGAAGATTGTTATTGGTGCTACTCAGCTCTCAGCACCAAACCCAGAGACAGCAGAGAGGAAAATTAAAAGCGCTTACAGACACCAGAATTACATCCCCATGACTGAATATAATGACATTGCACTGATAGAGTTGGATCGTCCAGTACATTTCAACAGTTTCATCCAGCCAGGTTGCTTGCCGAAGCCTGACCTGAGCATTCTCAACATGACTCACTGTTATGTAGCAGGTTGGGGCATCACACATGAAGATT ACGTGACTCCAGCTGATATTCTTCAGGAAGCAAAGATAAACCTGGTCCCACTTGCAACGTGTAACAGTACTGAGTGGTATAATGGAGCAGTGACATCTCTCAACTTGTGTGCAGGGTTTGAGAAAGGAGGGGTTGACAGCTGCCAG GGGGACAGTGGAGGGCCTTTGGTGTGCAAGGAGGAAGTGagtaaaatgtatattgtaattGGAGTCACAAGCTGGGGACAGGGCTGTGCTGAAGCCAGACATCCTGGGATTTACACCTCCACGCAGCCTTACCTTGATTGGATCACAAAGACAATGAGCGGGATACACACAGGTGGTCAGTCTCCAGTGGATATGATGAAAACCAACCGTAAACATACGTCAAGGAGCATGGCTATAAAAAAACCATCTGCTTCTGGCAATGTCTCAGCCACTAGCAATGGGTTAGTTTACTGCCTGTGTTCTGCACTCTTAAGTGTACTGCACACATACCTCCTGGTGTAA